A window of Blautia argi genomic DNA:
CAGTTTGAACGGGCCGTGCATATTTTAAGCGCTGCGTCCATTGTAGGAAAAAAAGAGGGTGATGGCCCCCTGGGGAAATATTTTGACCGGGTGGGAGAGGAGGACGGACTTTTTGGCTGCCAATCCTGGGAAGAAGCAGAGAGTTTTCTTCAAAAGGAAGCGGTTTCCATGGCGATTCAGAAGGCCGGCATTGAGAAATGGCAGCTCCGTATGATTTATGCAGGAGATCTGCTGGCGCAGACCATTGCTTCTTCCTTTGGTATTATGGGATTTCATACCCCTGTCTATGGTCTGTACGGAGCATGCTCGACTATGGGAGAGGGACTTTCTCTGGCATCCATGGCAGTGGCAGGGGGATATGCAGAATATGTGGCAGCCGTAACCTCCAGCCATTTTGCCAGCGCGGAAAAAGAATTTCGCTTTCCCCTGGGCTATGGAAACCAAAGACCGCTTTCTGCTACCTGGACAGTTACGGGAAGCGGAGCCTGTATTTTGGGAAGAAAGGGCGGAAAGGCGAGAATTACAGGGATTACCACAGGAAAAATCGTGGATTTCGGACTAAAGGATTCCATGAACATGGGAG
This region includes:
- a CDS encoding stage V sporulation protein AD, which gives rise to MEQMIGKQSIQFERAVHILSAASIVGKKEGDGPLGKYFDRVGEEDGLFGCQSWEEAESFLQKEAVSMAIQKAGIEKWQLRMIYAGDLLAQTIASSFGIMGFHTPVYGLYGACSTMGEGLSLASMAVAGGYAEYVAAVTSSHFASAEKEFRFPLGYGNQRPLSATWTVTGSGACILGRKGGKARITGITTGKIVDFGLKDSMNMGACMAPAACDSIYQNLMDFNRLPKDYDRIITGDLGQVGQEILFDLLREKGFDIEKQHMDCGIEIFDAATQDTHAGGSGCGCSAVTLASYILPKIEKGEWKRVLFIPTGALLSKVSYNEGNSVPGIAQAVVIEHC